The following proteins come from a genomic window of Hoplias malabaricus isolate fHopMal1 chromosome 15, fHopMal1.hap1, whole genome shotgun sequence:
- the puraa gene encoding purine-rich element binding protein Aa: MADRDRDRDSGNEQGGAGPSAGVLGLHAAATASASASGSAAASGLQHDTQELASKRVDIQNKRFYLDVKQNAKGRFLKIAEVGAGGNKSRLTLSMSVAVEFRDYLGDFIEHYAQLGPSNPEAAHDEPRRALKSEFLVRENRKYYMDLKENQRGRFLRVRQTVNRGPGLSSAQQGQTIALPAQGLIEFRDALAKLIDDYGVEDEPAELPEGTSLSVDNKRFFFDVGSNKYGVFMRVSEVKPTYRNSITVPYKVWAKFGSTFCRYAEEMKKIQDKQRESLSRRACEQLQQQQQGEMHADDGDED; encoded by the coding sequence ATGgcggacagagacagagatagagacagcGGGAATGAGCAGGGAGGAGCGGGCCCCAGCGCGGGAGTGTTGGGCCTGCACGCCGCCGCGACTGCCTCGGCTTCGGCTTCGGGCTCGGCAGCGGCCTCGGGCCTGCAGCACGACACGCAGGAGCTCGCGTCCAAGCGCGTGGACATCCAGAACAAGCGCTTCTACCTGGACGTGAAGCAGAACGCCAAGGGCCGCTTCTTGAAGATCGCGGAGGTCGGTGCCGGCGGCAACAAGAGTCGCCTGACGCTGTCCATGTCCGTTGCGGTGGAGTTCCGCGACTACCTGGGTGACTTCATCGAGCACTACGCGCAGCTGGGGCCCAGCAACCCGGAGGCGGCGCACGACGAGCCGCGGCGCGCTCTGAAGAGTGAGTTCCTGGTGCGCGAGAACCGCAAGTACTACATGGACCTGAAGGAGAACCAGCGCGGGCGATTCCTGCGCGTGCGACAGACGGTGAATCGCGGGCCAGGCCTGAGCTCAGCGCAGCAGGGCCAGACCATCGCGCTGCCCGCGCAGGGGCTCATCGAGTTCCGCGACGCGCTCGCCAAGCTCATCGACGACTACGGCGTGGAGGACGAGCCCGCAGAGCTGCCAGAGGGAACGTCGCTGAGCGTGGACAACAAGCGCTTCTTCTTCGACGTGGGCTCCAACAAGTACGGTGTGTTCATGCGCGTCAGTGAGGTCAAACCCACCTACCGCAACTCTATCACGGTGCCCTACAAAGTGTGGGCCAAGTTCGGCAGCACGTTCTGCAGATATGCCGAGGAGATGAAAAAGATCCAAGACAAGCAGCGCGAGAGCCTCTCGAGGAGGGCGTGCGAGCAGctgcagcagcaacaacaaggCGAGATGCACGCCGACGACGGGGACGAGGATTGA